From Chlamydiifrater volucris, one genomic window encodes:
- a CDS encoding rod shape-determining protein — protein MISHRNLSKIRNISNRLYNKALCRFDKVFNFFSGNIGIDLGTANTLVYVRGRGIVLSEPSVVAVDANTNEVLAVGHKAKAMLGKTPRKIMAVRPMKDGVIADFEIAEGMLKALIKRVTPARSMFRPKILIAVPSGITGVEKRAVEDSAIHAGAQEVILIEEPMAAAIGVDLPVHEPAASMIIDIGGGTTEIAIISLGGIVESRSLRIAGDEFDECIINYMRRTYNLMIGPRTAEEIKITIGSAYPLGDQELEMEVRGRDQVAGLPITKRINSVEIRECLAEPIQQIIECVRLTLEKCPPELSADLVERGMVLAGGGALIKGLDKALTKNTGLSVITAPHPLLAVCLGTGKALEHLDKFKKRKGSMV, from the coding sequence ATGATCTCCCATAGAAATCTTTCCAAGATTCGGAATATTTCTAACCGTTTGTACAACAAAGCGTTGTGTCGGTTTGATAAAGTCTTCAATTTTTTTTCTGGTAATATAGGTATTGATTTAGGCACGGCGAACACCTTGGTCTATGTGAGAGGGCGAGGGATAGTTCTCAGTGAGCCTTCCGTGGTTGCTGTTGATGCTAACACTAACGAAGTTTTAGCTGTAGGTCATAAGGCTAAAGCTATGTTGGGGAAAACTCCTAGGAAAATTATGGCTGTTCGGCCTATGAAAGATGGAGTTATTGCAGATTTTGAAATAGCAGAAGGAATGTTAAAGGCTCTCATTAAAAGAGTCACTCCGGCTAGAAGCATGTTTCGTCCGAAGATTCTTATAGCGGTGCCATCGGGAATTACTGGGGTGGAGAAGCGTGCTGTAGAAGATTCTGCCATTCATGCTGGAGCTCAAGAAGTTATTCTTATTGAAGAGCCCATGGCTGCTGCCATTGGAGTGGATCTTCCTGTTCATGAACCTGCTGCAAGCATGATTATTGACATTGGCGGTGGAACAACGGAGATAGCTATCATTTCTTTGGGAGGAATTGTAGAGTCTCGATCACTTCGTATAGCTGGGGACGAATTTGATGAATGTATCATCAATTATATGCGTCGTACTTATAACTTGATGATAGGGCCTCGTACTGCAGAAGAGATTAAAATTACCATAGGTTCCGCGTATCCCCTGGGAGATCAGGAATTGGAGATGGAAGTTCGTGGTCGGGATCAGGTTGCAGGGTTGCCTATAACCAAGCGGATTAACTCTGTGGAGATTAGAGAGTGTTTGGCGGAACCCATTCAGCAGATTATAGAGTGTGTTCGTTTGACTTTAGAAAAGTGCCCTCCAGAGCTATCTGCTGATCTTGTAGAGAGGGGAATGGTTCTTGCTGGTGGTGGAGCTTTAATCAAAGGTCTAGATAAAGCTTTGACAAAAAACACTGGCCTTTCGGTCATCACTGCTCCGCATCCTTTGCTTGCTGTGTGTTTGGGTACAGGAAAAGCATTAGAGCATTTAGATAAATTCAAAAAGCGAAAAGGAAGTATGGTATGA